The sequence GTTGGTGTTACTAAAACATGGCTAGATTTCTCATATGCAGGGGTTTACACTGTTTAGCAAGGAGAGGGTGAACAGGAAAGGGGGAGAAgtatgtctgtatgttagaagtgatatgaaagttagtgtaaaaagtcAGTGTAAATGATACAATAGTGGGTGATGATTGCAATGAAGTGGAATTCTTGTGGGTAGAATTAGAAAAGGAGTAAAACACTGTACAGATTATTTTTTGGTGTAatctatagaccccccccccccccccaacaccactgAGGAGATAGGTCAGCTGCATACACAAATAAAGAGGACTGCCTGGgcgggtacagtggtaataataggtgagtttaactatccagatattggGGTCATGTTTCGGCTAAAACtgaaaaggggagaaaattcctaaatttattgcaggataattttatggtattccgggcaaaaaaatcttatctcctatccaaaggataggagataagatgtctgatcgcgggggacccgctgctgggaccccccgcgatctccctgtgtGGTGTccaggtacaggaccttgtcctgcccctgtcctaagtcccctcagttagagttcctccattccacagggctctcctgcagggcttaccctttGCTCATCTCATATAAGTGTATTAGGCATATTGTTAATCATGTATAAAGTATGTATAAAGGTTGTacaaatgtagaaaatgtataggaccttacgGGTCATGTGAaattgtcatgtgatgtacccagagttcaggACCTACAGTCTTTTCAACCAATGGGCTGTCGttcagcctccttagtatataaatTATCTCTCTTTCctcaagcacaatcagcatatctcaattcatcttgcctaggccaaagcctaaggaaccagcagccactacaaaaacgtgagttaccaagctctatctacaaattcctagtgactactattcaacttaaAGCATATAATTAGCAGCACAGTGGCCAGCTTAAATCTCaagactactagtcccagcaaagcctgtgaggtatccagcatcccggttacctcaagagaactgaataactgtaaagactatttcctgagaagttcaagtaaaagttccagttatctcataaatcctgatgtggacattccattatttatCTCCTGCTGTTTTGGGGCCAGTTGTtggcagggccttctatacaaaacaactgcaccctggcgtcacaacaaagACCCTGtaacaccattgcctcacccagtcACCGCACCTGCAGcaccgaaactagagacgcagctctgcatagaatgcgggtgctgcagggagatcggggggggggggggggtcccagcagcgggtgccccgctatcagacatcttatcgcctttcctttgggttatgattttttgaaggcgaggaggaaaaaatgaaaacgtaaaaataaaattgtctgagtccctaAGGtctaaatgggctgagtccttaaggggttaagtggtgcagtttataaaatgggttgatttatgggggtatctaacatacaggtccctcaattccacttcagagctgaactggtccctgaaaaataagattttgctattttcttgaaaatctggaaaattgctactaaactTATAAAACCTCttacattctaaaaaagtaaaagactGTTTATCAAATAataggaacataaagtagacatattgtagatgggaattaatcattaatttggtgtggCATGACTATTTATCATACGAGCAGAAAAtatcaaatctagaaaaatgctaattttccattttttgatcaattatttattttttacaaaaaatgccaaatttatcATTCAAAAttcaccactaatgtaaagtacaatatgtcatgaaaaaactatctcagagttgctttcataagtaaaagcgttccaaagttattaccaaataagtggaggcatgtcagatttagaaaatttgccttggtcatgaaggtcaaaacaggccgttgagtaaaggggttaaagtgtaaaaaacatgTTGAGGAGGAACATATAATTTTAAAAAGGCAAGGGAAGAGTTGTtgccaaatactgatacagatgaTAAATGGGAGCTTTTCAAATTTATACTGAATAACTATACTGCTAAATATATCCTTACGAGGAATATATGAAGAATaagtataaacaattaaaactaattCTTACATGGTTGACAACTGATGTTAAAAgagaaataaacaacaaaaaatagcattaacctcttaaggacgcatggcgtacctgtacgccctacgcccggtcccggtatttaaaacagggtcacgccgtgaccccccatcataccgggtcagtcccagtggcttatgatagccgggaccctgggctaatagcgtgcggcaccgatcgttgtgctgtgCGCTCTTAACACTTTAGACCccttgatcgcagcgtctaaaacaAATGTAAAAGCTTACCGGCAGctcgggactatcgcaataaaattgccatttcccgatcagctaggacgcaagcggaggtccccttaccttgctccatcgcaTCCGAtttgcgtttgattgctccaagccggagctacaggcttgagcaataaactccctataacgctgatccatgtaaagctatggctttgcatcagtgttaggctaagtttccacttggtttttattttggcagtttttggaaaactgccattgcaatttttgagccaaagccagaagtgtattcaaaaggaatgggacatataaaggaaggacttatacttctcctcccttatggacccACTTCTGaccttggctcaaaaactgcagtggcagttttccaaaaactgccagaaaaaaaaccaagtggaaacttagcctaaaagatcagtgtgtgcaatgttatagctccctatgggagctataacactgcaaaaaaaagtgaaaaagaaaaagttaataaaggtcatttaaccccttccctaataaaagtttgaatcaccccccttttcccataaaaaaaaaaacagtgtaaataaataaaaataaacatatgtggtattaccgtgtgcggaaatgttcgaactataaaaatatattgttaatccacacggtcaatggcgtacgctcaaaaaaattctaaagtccaaaatagtgtattttttgtgataaaaaaagtctgatcaatacaaaaatggtaccgataaaaacttcagaacacggtgcaaaaaatgaatcctcataccggcccgtacacagaaaaatagaaaagttataggggtcagaagatgagaatttttaacgtataaattttcctgcatgtagttatgatttttttcagaagtacgacaatatccaacctatttaAGTacaatatcattttaatcgtatggacctacagaataaagataaggtgtcatttttactgaaaaatgcactgcgtagaaacggaagcccgcaaaattttgttgcacaatgattttttttctgtttcgccgtggatgtttgggtaaaatgactattgtcactgcaaataagaattagtggtgcaaaaaataagccatcataggaaattttatgtgcaaaattgaaagcgttatgatttttagaatgtgatgaggaaaaaatgacaatggaaaaacgctgagtccttaaggggttaaaaatcagagGGGTCAGCTTTATTCTTTAAAaattacaaagagcttaataaaatctgtaaaagtgtaataaaagcaTAAACAAATCAGAATGGCCATGGAAAGCAAAacaaataagatgcctgatcgcgagggtcctgccgcctgccacgccccctcccataggcttgcattgagggggcggagtgtgacgtcacacagggggcggggccatgatgtcacaatgctccggcccccgtgatcgccagtaatcagacccggagcgaacgtgcttcggggactgatcgtaacggggtgctgcgtgcaagatcacgggggtccccagaggcgggacccccacgatcattcatcttatcccctaccctttggatagggggataagatgtctaagcaccggagtacccctttaatgtagataTGGTCCAAAGTAAATTGATTAAAGTGAATGCAAGCAAAACTCCATGACCAGATGGATTACACCAAAGAGTTCTTAGGGAACTccattcagttttttttctacCCTTGTTTATAATagttagagattctctggtgtttggtattgtgccaagggactggtgcaaggcaaatgtggtactgatcttcaagaagggctctaggtcttccccaggtaatTATCGACCAGTAAGCTTAACGTGCAGTGCGGGTAAATTGTTTTGAAGGGCTCATAAGGGACTACAAACAAAAATACACAGGGGATGTAAGCAGGCAGCTGGTAATCTGGTGGATAGGAGGTATGTTTTGCTGAGGCTTCTTGCCTTAGTGACATGAGACTAGAGTTTGGATCCAGGTTTTGGGAGTGTCTCAGGTCCTAAAGATAAAGTAACTCCTATGCTCCAGTTCTGGTGTGTGTTAGAGGCCTGAGCTCAACCCACAGGTGTATGATCACTACCAGAGAGCAAGACAAAGCAATTGCTCTGGAACAAAACCAGTGCATCTGTGGAATATTGGAAGCAATTTTTTTGGGACTGAATCTGCCAATTTTTGAGTGAAAACTTCAGAAATTTATGTTGATGTAAAAACCTTATGTAAGGGCATTTAAGTTTCTGTTTTACTGCATGCTGCAAGCCAAACTTATTGCTATATTTGAAATGCCACAATAAACCCAGGACTATTGAACTGTGAACCTGCCTGTTTGGCTCTGTTTGCTTGGTAGAAAGACTGTTTGAAGGGTTCCATTTAACAGGGGTAATATtactataagtgatagccagcatcaGGCCCGGGGCGCAGGCCCAAGGCAACCAAAGTGCTGCCTTCGGGTACTGGTGGTGGAAAAATCTGAATCCCCAGCCACTAGTAGTGGATTCGGATCACTGCCCCTGTCCCTGACTGGGACATCCCTGCATCCTGAATGCTCATTTGAAAGAAGTCCCCTGCTGCGGAGGATTGTAGGAAattctccccccatccccggccaGAGGTCTCTCACATATGCCACGATCAGTGCTGTAGGGCTCCTGGAAACAGACGTGTGTCTGTTAACAGGACTAGAGACGTGAGTGACGTCACGAGGCACCACCGGAGAGGAGCGAGGTGGAGTgcgctcctctctcatctctcatcACTTTCTTTGAGCTGGCTGGCAGGCAAAGCGGGGGTTAAGTGCATGACAGTGCACTGTTAAAAGTAAATGCTGTTTAGTTGAAGTTTTTggctcagctgcagagccataggaagtataagggcatgttgggagttatagttaggtaatggtgcaacattctggcagttgtagttttgggtcagctgcaaagccataggctgtgtgaaagattgctgggagttgcagttgctaactacaacacccagcaggccCTCATACAGCTTATACCTCTGCAGCTGaccccaaactacaactcccagcatgttgcactattacCTTTACTGTACTTaaatatggtgcaacatgcttgaagctgtagttttggtttgggtcatctgcagaggtatacactgtatcagggcatgctgtgtgtTGTAGTTAACAACTTCAGCTCCCAGAATTTCtggctttgcagctgacccaaaactacaactcccagcatgttgcaccatgacatatactatactactatatagtgcaacatgctgagagttgtagttattttaaaataaattaaatattgaaaaaattgtaaatatatGAGAAAAATCTCTTCCCCTAAAAAAGTTAGATttcttataaaataaaataatgtacattAAAACAccatcactttactttcacagaCCGCTGGGTGCTTCGACCCACGCTAAGTCAGGGTTGGAAGCACCAAAATGAACGTTCCctgtgtagacaaaaatccttGTACCGGCCctggccagcatgggtttaccaaggacagaagttgtcaaaccaacctCATTTACTTTTATGAACATGTGAGCAGAAGCCTTGACAGATCAATAGCTGTGGATATAGTTTTTCTGGATTTTGCATGAGGGCATGGACCTCTAAAAGGTAACTTAAGGTCTTAAAAAGTACCTGCCACCAAATaacctgttctaaactaactcaggctatgtgccctaactacttctaacacccatccagccttaaaaaaaattctgagctttaaaaacctTTCTTCCTGCttgcatagtgcaatttcccagcaggagaaagtgggcatttcccaacaggcaggacatcactgaagcctgctgggggacaacttctgTCCTCACGtgtttgcagtgctgtgatgaataaaaGACCTCTGGCTCTGTGCaagtttcagtctgtgttgctatcagtgaggctcttctgcagcttttagtctgtgcagctttgtgtgagaatctgtggagctttcactttctgtgcagttgtcaaTGAAGCTCAATGCAGAGAAGCACttactgagtttggtctcctgccagaccaaactcactgtactaattgtggcagggaacagaacagagccacctagtggccattttttatattacattttaaacctatttatgttgataattttaaaagcaagtaaatAGGAAAGTGTctactaattacacaaggaactctatattaaaagttttatttggtgacaggtactctttaagatttagaaatttttatttgtaaatggattgaaaactggcttaaaggggtactccggcactaagacatcttatcccctatccaaaggataggggataagatgcctgattgcgggggtcctgccgctggggaaccccgtgatATTGTACACAGCACCCTGATACAATCAGTCCCCAGAACACGTTcgccccgggtctgattactggcgatcacgggggccggagcattgtgatgtcacagccccgcccccgtgtgatgtcacactctgccTCCTCAATGaacgcctatgggagggggcgtgacagctgccacaccccctcccataggctttcattgagggggcggagcgtgacgtcacacaggacatggccgtgacgtcacaatgctccggcccccgtgatcgccagtaatcagacccggagtggacgtgctctggggactgattgtaatggggtgcggcgtgcaagatccccagcggcgggacccccgtgatcaggcatcttatcccctatcctttgaatagggtataagatgtcttagagccggagtacctctttaaggatcgtacccagagagcggtggtcaatgattcgtactctgattggtcctcggttattagtggtgtaccccaaacaaaaaataaatcaaacaGAAACAGTGACACCACACAGATAATGCAGACTCATCATAAACTTTTGACTTTTTGTACAAGAGATTGACATCATACTTAGTAGTTATTGGAGTATTTTTAAGTACTGTATGATATTTATTTTACTTGACAATAATACCTATAATTTCTGATGGATTTGGAGTTGCTACCTTTGCAGTGCTTACTATCATAGGCTCTGTGCATTGCAGGCTTTCCCCAGACACTGTCCTCTTTGCAACATTTTCTGGATAACCTGCTCCACTCTTCAGACTTAGAGATCCATGCCCTCCCTTTTGCCTGTTGCGGATATATTCTTTGTAATTTTTGGTAAGCAACGtatacaagaaggggttaatgcagctatTGCCATATGTGAGACATGTAACTAAGTTGTTGACATAGATTTCTGTCTGAACAGACATTTTCAACCCCCCATGGCTGTAGAGGGGTATTAACTGCCAGATCCAAAATGGCAGAAAGCAGGCCCAAAATGCAAGTACAATGATGAAAATCATTAGTATTACTTTTTGTTTTGGCGATCTTTGAAGTTCTTTATTTAGGAGACTTTTAGTCTGTGAGATCCAGTAGGCTCTTGCCAACTTACTGTATAAATAGCCAATaataacccctggggcaaggatGCTGGTAGTGAGCAACACGGTAAGATAGACTTTATAATGTTCATCGCTCCATGTGGGTGTGCATAGTTTTCTGACGCTTCCACTATCCAAGATCCTTTCTTCCTGATGTATCATCAACATCATGGGTAATGTAAGCAGGAAGGACAAAATCCAGATTGCACATGCTAGGGTTTTTCTGTAACTTTGTGACCTTCTCATTGTATCAAAAGGCTTAGCCACAGCAATATACCTCTCTGTACTCATTATGGTTAAGATAAAAATGCTGGCATGCATTGTCAGAAGGTCCAAACTCAAAAGGACTCTGCAGCCAACTTCTCCAAAATACCAATCCTTTACAAAGCTATTGTGAACGATAAATGGGATAGTGGAAAGATAGAGAAGATCAGCCAATGCCAGGTTGactatgtgaatgtacattgaTGTGGCTGTCGTCATGGAGATGCACATTACCACTAAAGTATAAAAGTTTCCAACAACTCCAGTAACACACATTACAGACAGCAGGATTCCAATGACAGATGTTGCAATAATGTCGTCTGCAGGAATATCGGTGAGGGATACATGGTTTGTGAGATTGcttgaaatattttttaaatgttcacTTAGTTTATTTTGATCATATAGATCCATATTTTAAAATAACTTGACAATATTTTTGGTTGAAGAGACCGGTGTGTAGTGATATCTTTATACTATCAAATGCTCATTTGTGAAATTCCTGCAATTCCTAAAGGTTCCCAAAATTATTATTGGTCACACATTGTTATCCAGTTCAAGTAtggatccgttttttttttctcttgttctTCTCACATTGGCCTGTAAAGACACAAGATAGTAGCACATTAATGAAATAATGAAGTGTAAAAGAACAAATGCAAAACAATGTTGACTATTAGCTCATCATAACTAATAGCTAATTGTAAGCGAAGAACATCCAACTGATAATATCCTCACATAACGATTAGTGCCATTTCTAGAGCAATTTTTGCAAACATCTCTCTTTCAAAAAAGTTTCAAGATCTCCTAACAATATAGCAGGAGTTGAAAAGAAACAAACTATAAAACCATAGTTGTACATGGTTCTATAAAAGTCACAAggagacataccatatatactcgagtataagccgagtttttcagcacgatttttcgtgctgaaaatgccccccttggcttatactcgagtgaactctccgcctgtcaatcccttcatcagtggtcttcaacctgcggacctccagaggttgcaaaactacaactcccagcaagcccagacagccattggctgtccgggcatgctgggtgttgtaattttgaaacctctggaggtccgcaggttgaagatcactgcggccttcgtcatcatccagcccccccctttgttttgtactcacctcccctcggcgagaagttagggtgagctggtccgggccatctatgctgcagggactgtccggtggggagaattagttgttgcgggctgtccattttcaccggggggggagggcattctccgcgcttcgagcccggccccggagtagtgacaatgtccctgtgcgttgtcgtcaaggcaacgtcactagtccgggcccgaagcgcagagaggaggccccccggtgaaaatggatagCCCGCaacgacggtccctgcagcatagatggcctggaccagctcaccctaacttttcgccgaggggaggtgagtacaaaacaaaggggggggggatgatgacgaaggccgcagtggtcttcaacctgcagacctccagaggtttcaaaactacaacacccagcatgcccggatgctattggctgtccgggcatgctgggagttgtagttttgcgacatctggaggtccgcaggttgaagaccactgatgaagggattgacaggcgatgatgatgaaggggggggcgatgatgatgaaggggggggggatgatgatgggggtctggatgattacatgagggggatgatgtatttcctacccgaggcttatagtcgagtcaataacttttccttggtttttggggtaaaattaggggcctcggcttttaTTCGGgttagcttatactcgagtatatacggtaataaaaaaaacttgcatAGTTTCACTAAGATTAGACAGGCTAAGCATGTGCAAGATTTTTAACCCTTTCACGCCCTACAATGTATAGTTATGTCATAGGCGGGAAAGCTTTAATGCGAATAGATGTATATTTTCGTCATATGGCATTAAATGTCTTTGAAGCTCGCTTAAAAAATGGCAAGAAATGGTTGCtaacagatataatgtaataaatgttaataatccccctttaataaaatttgaaatcacaccccttttcccattttttaaaataaaataacgtaaataaaaataaacatatttggtattgctgtctgCAGAAGTTttgaaactattaaaatataacattagtgAAACCACACAGTGAATGGCCTAAATGCAAAAGAAATTCAGAATGAATGTTTTTTCACTTcaatactagaaaaaaaaattctaaaaaaaattataaaaattataaattatattttaattttcccccacaaatatttttttttgccatgccatagattttatggtaaatttatttttaaacaatccacccttttaaaaaagaagaaaaaaatctttatacATGAAGGTAAAGAAGGTAAAATtcttttgaaaaaatgtttttttcaacaAATGTGAGCAGtatacacaaaaaaattaaatcagtGTTGAATATTCCCCTTTGGAAATAGCTTGAAGTAATATTATAATATCTACActttacatattaaaggggtattccaggatttttttctctcgctatgttacaggggctgtaaagttagtgtagttcataatatagtgtctgtacctgtgtgtgacagttttctcacaattcttctgtgattttcaccccaatatttatttttaacagcatacaaaatgactgttggctCAGATTTTTCTCAggatgcaatgcggccaagaactgactcactagtcagctgatgacagggagcctgtctgcttcaatgggtggagggatcgcttggtgggagagagatcaactgcaactaatgcaacagctgtaggcactctgattgaatgaatgcagctcatttatgtttcaataggtggggtgggtgatgtgtgggagggaggaaaatggaattatgggatttgtaggcaattaAGAAAAACtcgaacaggaaataccagttcacaaaaagctagccaaaatgttatggtaatctcacaaaatagccatttagctccaagaccagcacagatccttcctaagcatgtccattactgtctgccaggtgcgtactaaaatcaccttatggtggatatccCCTTGCACTTTTACTCATGAAATTTACAcccaaattttgtgttttttttttacctgaaaaaaaaaagaaaaagaaaatgccaCAATAAACTGAACTGCCCTCTCATGTTGCAATCCCAAGAGGTAATTATTGTGGCATTTAAAAAATATTGTGTTTTGGTAtaagtgtgtttttgttttatcacctgtgtttattttattacaagggttaaaaaaaaaaaaaaaaaagggaaaaaggaaTAGTCAGGTGGGTCTGCGATTTCATATTTTCCTATTGGCTCCAAGCTAACAATTGGTCCTGGTGTTGGGCAATATCTGGTTTCACACATTGGAAAATGTAAGCAAAAAAGTCAGCAAAATAGGTTTAAAAAGTagtagtatttttatttatttttaatctaatAATGTGCTCCAATAAAGTCTATAGAAAAGTGCATACACAGAATACAGCAGAAAA is a genomic window of Hyla sarda isolate aHylSar1 chromosome 10, aHylSar1.hap1, whole genome shotgun sequence containing:
- the LOC130293955 gene encoding urotensin-2 receptor-like; protein product: MDLYDQNKLSEHLKNISSNLTNHVSLTDIPADDIIATSVIGILLSVMCVTGVVGNFYTLVVMCISMTTATSMYIHIVNLALADLLYLSTIPFIVHNSFVKDWYFGEVGCRVLLSLDLLTMHASIFILTIMSTERYIAVAKPFDTMRRSQSYRKTLACAIWILSFLLTLPMMLMIHQEERILDSGSVRKLCTPTWSDEHYKVYLTVLLTTSILAPGVIIGYLYSKLARAYWISQTKSLLNKELQRSPKQKVILMIFIIVLAFWACFLPFWIWQLIPLYSHGGLKMSVQTEIYVNNLVTCLTYGNSCINPFLYTLLTKNYKEYIRNRQKGGHGSLSLKSGAGYPENVAKRTVSGESLQCTEPMIVSTAKVATPNPSEIIGIIVK